In Candidatus Eremiobacteraceae bacterium, the sequence TGAACCCGACCTCGCCGCGTCAAGCGTTTGACGCCACGGAGGAGGCGCGGCGACGATACCATCGCGCGACGGCGTGCGCGACGGAAACCGGAGTGCGGCCATCCACGAACACGCAATGGTCGTTATCGGCGTACGCGTCCGCGCGCGCAGTCATCACCCGCTGAATCGTCGCGAGATCGGGCGCCGCCCCAAGCAACGGCCTGTGGCTTCGATGCGCGACCCGCGAGAACGCTCCGGCTGGCGTGATGGAGAGGTGCACGATGGTTCCGCTCCCGTGCATCGCCGCGCGATTTGCGGCCGACACGACAGCACCGCCGCCGACGGCGACGATCGTCGCCGAAGCCGCCGCAAGCCTTACGATCGCCGCGGCCTCAAGCGACCGGAATTCGCCCTCGCCGGCCGTCTCGAAGATGTCGGCGATCGGTCCGTGCTCACGCTCGATCTCGGTGTCGGTGTCGGTGAACGGCAGAGTGAGGATCCGTGCCAGCCGTCGCGCGGTCGTCGTCTTTCCCGCGCCCATGAAGCCGGTCAACCAGAGATTCATCGAACCGGCGGTTCGACGCGCGCCGCAAGGCGGCCCGCCTCAGAACGGTTTGGTCAGCGCCTGCGTCTCTTCGACGCC encodes:
- a CDS encoding shikimate kinase gives rise to the protein MNLWLTGFMGAGKTTTARRLARILTLPFTDTDTEIEREHGPIADIFETAGEGEFRSLEAAAIVRLAAASATIVAVGGGAVVSAANRAAMHGSGTIVHLSITPAGAFSRVAHRSHRPLLGAAPDLATIQRVMTARADAYADNDHCVFVDGRTPVSVAHAVARWYRRRASSVASNA